The proteins below are encoded in one region of Eubacterium sp. 1001713B170207_170306_E7:
- a CDS encoding NAD(P)/FAD-dependent oxidoreductase, giving the protein MKNYDVIIIGGGITGTGIAHELAKYDVKTALMERGMDVGIGATKGNGGVVHPGYDPHPGTLKAKLNPVGARMYPKLSKELGFGLRHTGTLVVAYSDADLKKVDELLDNAKVNGVDQVEKINSEQLRNREPFMNPAAVGALLAHTTTMIDPFEVAIAFADNAKDNGTDILTNHEVQGITRDENGLFTVRTSAGDYRTRYVVDAAGVHADDVAALAGIHEYRVQGRHGNICVLDKELSTPVSTVMFPCPSPETKGLALIPTVSGNTLIGSTATMKEDKEDVTNDAEGINELIAGARHLVPDIDISKIIRTFAGQRPVALDNGNDFYIAESETVPGFIHAAGIQSPGAASSPAIAEYVRDLLANAGLELKDREGYNPYREPAPDFSELSAEDQDELIRKDPAYGRIVCRCETVTEGEIVAAIHEGVGARTVEAVKRRTRAGMGRCQSGFCQYRVMQILARELGIPEEEVHFEEKASQVLFGKLKG; this is encoded by the coding sequence ATGAAAAATTATGATGTAATCATTATCGGCGGGGGCATCACCGGTACCGGGATCGCCCATGAGCTGGCAAAGTACGATGTGAAAACAGCCCTGATGGAACGGGGAATGGACGTGGGCATTGGCGCCACCAAGGGAAACGGCGGGGTGGTTCACCCGGGTTACGACCCGCATCCGGGCACCCTGAAGGCCAAGCTGAACCCAGTGGGAGCCAGAATGTACCCGAAGCTCTCTAAGGAGCTGGGCTTTGGTCTACGCCATACCGGCACCCTGGTTGTCGCATACTCTGACGCCGACCTGAAAAAGGTAGATGAGCTTTTAGATAACGCCAAGGTTAATGGTGTCGATCAGGTTGAAAAAATCAACAGCGAACAGCTCAGAAACCGCGAGCCGTTCATGAACCCGGCGGCAGTGGGGGCGCTTCTGGCCCACACCACCACCATGATTGATCCTTTCGAGGTCGCCATCGCCTTTGCCGACAACGCTAAGGATAACGGCACTGATATTTTAACAAACCACGAAGTTCAGGGCATTACCAGGGACGAGAATGGCCTCTTTACTGTGCGCACCTCAGCTGGGGACTACAGAACCCGCTATGTGGTCGACGCCGCCGGTGTACACGCCGATGATGTGGCCGCCCTGGCAGGCATTCACGAATACCGCGTGCAGGGCCGCCACGGCAATATCTGTGTGCTGGACAAAGAACTCTCCACTCCCGTCAGCACGGTTATGTTTCCCTGCCCGAGTCCGGAAACCAAGGGTCTGGCACTGATCCCAACCGTCTCCGGCAACACTCTCATCGGCTCCACAGCCACCATGAAAGAGGACAAGGAGGATGTGACCAACGATGCTGAAGGTATTAACGAATTGATTGCCGGTGCCAGACATCTGGTACCCGATATCGACATCAGCAAAATTATCCGTACTTTTGCCGGCCAGCGCCCTGTAGCTCTGGACAATGGCAACGACTTTTACATCGCAGAGTCTGAAACCGTGCCGGGTTTCATCCATGCGGCGGGTATCCAGTCGCCAGGTGCGGCCTCCTCTCCGGCCATCGCTGAGTATGTCCGCGATCTGCTGGCCAACGCAGGCCTTGAGCTCAAGGACCGCGAGGGCTATAATCCTTACCGCGAGCCGGCACCGGATTTCAGCGAGCTGTCCGCCGAGGATCAGGACGAGCTTATCCGCAAAGACCCGGCCTACGGACGGATTGTATGCCGATGCGAGACCGTGACCGAAGGCGAAATCGTCGCCGCCATTCACGAGGGCGTGGGCGCCAGAACCGTTGAGGCTGTTAAACGCCGGACCAGA